The genomic stretch CCTCGGCTCTCGTCATCCAAGCAGGTAAGGCTTACGTCCAGCAACACAGCAAAGATACGCTCGTCAACTTGGCAAAACTGCATTGCAAAACAACAGAAGATGTTCGATCTTGAAACCATGGCAAGTATGAAGCGATTTTTACTCCCGTTCATGATAAAAGGAGTTCCCGCAGCTTGTAGGGAACTTTTTTTGAGGGCAAAATCCAGCAAAAATTGTCAAGGAGCCTCTTGCCGATTCTGATATCCTAGAGAAAGAAAGGACGGGGAGCCGCACATGGAGTACATCGAGCGAATCCAAGCCACCTTGGACTACATCGAACACCACTTGGATCGGCCGATCACAATGGAGGAGTTGGCTAAGGTTGCGTGTTTTTCCGTGTTTCATTTCCATCGCGTGTTTGCTTTGACGTTGGGAAGCACAGCAGCCGATTATCTGCGCAAGCGGAGGCTCGCCAAAGCGGCGGAACTGTTGCGCACGACGGACCAGCGGGTTCTCGACATCGCGTTGGCGACAGGTTTTCAGTCGCACGAAGCATTTGCTCGCGCGTTTAAGCGGCAGTTTCAACTGACACCGCTTGAGTACCGTAAAAGCGTGCTGTCGTTGGCGTTGCAACCTTTCGTGACTCTGACGCACACTCCCCGTATTCGAGAAGGAGGAATCACGATGACACCGACAATTGTGACAAGATCTGCATTCAAACTGATTGGCTACGGATTGGAAACCGAAACGAATGAAGGAAAAAACCACCAAGACATCCCCGCGTTTTGGCAACGCTATATCCAAGAAAACCTTGGTGCCAATATTCCCAACAAACTTCGCCCGAGCGTGGAGATCGGGATTTGCACAAACTTCGAGCCGGAGACGGGCCGATTTAGCTATGTGATCGGATTTGAAGCGGAGACGTTTGACAACGTGCCGGAGGGGATGATGTGCATCACCGTACCCGAAGCCACGTATGCGGTCTTCACCACCCCGAAAGTGTCAAACGCGGACTTCCCGTCGAGCATCCAGCAAACGTGGGCGCAAGCATTCCAAGAGTGGTTCCCCACCTCCGGCTATCAAGCCTGCACGCCCGAATTTGAGTGGTACGACGAGCGTTCTGAATCCGACACCGACAAGCAGATGGACATCTACATCGCGATTGTGAAAGAGTAAGACTTCGCACCTCTAGGAACAACTACCCATTTGACGATTATCGAATTGGGCAGTTGTTCTATTGGTGTTTGGTACTGTTTGTGTGAATGAGATGTTTCGAAATTGCATTTTAAGACGGGGGATGATGTTCAAATAGCAGAACGGGAGTAATCAAAAGGACAAGCGCACGAAATGGCTTGTCCTTTTGTCTTGCCTCTATGTCACCCTGACCATCAAACGCAACGTGAAGGGCGTTATGGGGCAAAAAGGAGTTCATATCCTTAATAGTTCACTCAGAAGAAATGGGCTTTTGGAACCAAAACGAAGCCAAGATCAACCAAGTTGTGAAGAAGTCTGACCAGGCCTAACTGGCGAAGTTCAAAAGCGACTATTACGGCGAAATCTAACACCAACGGCACAAACCCAAATGATCAAATGAAAGGTGCTGATGGAGGTCATACCATCAGCACCTTTGTATTTATCAGAGTCCATATTTTTTTACTGCCTGTTCTTTAAGTTTGTAGAATCTCTCGATGTCATCCCCATGACCTAAAAATTCTACCTCTGGATCAAGGAATGCTTTTTTCATTTCATTATGTTTCGTGGGGTGATTCTTAAGATTTACATCATATTTCCCTTCGTATATGCCAACGATCACAAATGAATTCTCAATACCGCTACGCGAAAGAAACAACAAATACTTCCCATCTTCGTTCATCCACTTATAACCTTCGGTCGTGATATAGCGTTCGTTGTTCCAGATGTAGCAATCTTCAAATACGTTTATCTTATCCTTTTTCTGTACATTCCCTTTTAACACTTTTTCAACTTCAACTACTGATTTTGTTACGGTATTCGATACACGACCAAGGTTATCTTTCTCATTAAACTGTTCTCTCTGACCTGTAAAATTAGCCAAAACAACAAGGTCCGATTCAGTTTCCAACTCCACTATATTTTCATGAGTTTTGAATGCAGCTTGGTTTGAACCTACCTGAAGATTAGTATAAGGATCATCCTTGGCAAATTGATAAATTCCAAAGCCAGTGGCAAGCACAGCGATCGTTACAAGCAAAGATATTCTTTTCTTCATTTCACAAGCCTCCTTTGATTTAAATCTAATACATGTATTGTAGGTTTAAGATATCTACAGTCGTAAGTGAATAAGAATTTGGATACTCTAGTTGCATGACAGATGCTAGATGGCTAAAACCACTTGGCTGATGTACCATACTAAGCACATGACCCAACTCATGAACAGCAACCCTCTTTCGCTGATTTGTTGTAAATTGTGCCTCATCCATTTTTTTATTATCTAACTTAAGGTCAACTTTACTCCATGCTGAGTAGTATGCATCCGCTTCAGCAAGTGGGGCACCGTTACTATCGTAGTTGAAAGTTTTACCATACCAATATGAGGATTGATTTTCAACTACCCAGAATCGTAACGGAGCGGAGTTGATTTCAGATGAGGTTGCTCTTCGAAAATTAATCACAGCATCGGGCACATTGTCAAACTCAGTTCGTGCAGTTAACATGTGACTGGAATATCCGTAGCTTGAAACACTGCTGTCTTCGAAATATACCAATGCCCCTATCAATGAGTCAGGCAGTCCATTCCCAGGATAGAAGGCGTCGCGACTATAATATGTAGCATGAGCTACCTCAAGAACTGTGAGCGAAGTTAGTGCCAATGTGAGTGCGAGAGCGATTTTAAACTTATTCATATTATGACATTCCCTTCTGTGTTAATTTGTAGAACAATCGTATCATGCTGAGAACTATGAAAACAATAGAAAATAAAAGTTACACTTAAGATTATGGAAGCAGAAAAAGAATTGAATCAGGTGCTTCAAGTCGCTAATAACAGTCAGAATAATCAACTAACTTCAGTTGTACTTCTTTATCTGGGACGGGTTGCCGCTGAACAACATGAGTATTCGATTGCCCTTTTTCATACGAAACGAGCATGGGATGAACTACAGAGCGGGGAGGAGATCGACCCGAATATTCATTCCAAGGTGTTGATGCAATTGGCAACCCTTCATGAGCAGCTCGGCAAGGCGGCAGTGGCGGCTACGTATTACGAAAAAGCATTGCTGCTCAATCCATCCAACAACGAAGAACAGGGCAAAATGTATCTTCGTTTGGCAGAAGTTTATGATCGTCAAAAGAAATATGACCAAGCAGAAGCATACGCTACGAAGGCATCTATATTTCTGGAGGAACATTCTAATCAGGAAGAAAGGCAGGAAATGCAACGACGATTGCTTATGCTTCAGCGCGAGTCGAGCGATTGGAAAATGTCCGTTCAAATCCTTTCATCCATCGCGGAACAAAGTGAGCAGGCTGGAAAGAAGCACAAGGCAGGTGAAGTATATGCCGATCTTGCACTCATCTGCTTGGAGAATCAAGAGTTTGATGAAGCCTGGGCGTATGCCGAAAAATCAAGGCTGGCTTTATCTGATACTGATCCTACGACTGGGAAAGTCCATCGCGTCCTGTCGGCTGTCTATTTTCGCCGTGAAGATGAGAAGAAAGGGAAGAAGCATCTCGACAACGCGGTCAAGATTTATGAACAACACGGCAAGGTTGCGGAGTTGGAAGCGGTCACATTCCAAATGAGCAGGTATTTGAGTGACAGAGGGGAATATCGGGAGGCAAACGAACGATTGGAATGGTTCCACCTCTTCCTGATGAAGCAGTTAGAAAAGCGTGGGGTTGTGTTGTGAAAGTAAAGCTGATGACTCCTTACGAAAGACAGTATTGGGAGTGCTATTCCCGAACGAAGGTGAGAATTGGAAGATTAGTAGGTTGCCTGTTTATTCACAAGAAACTGCGTGACAATTGGTATTTTCGAGGATATAGATGTGCAAGCCCAAGACTTTCATCAAGCAATGACCAAGTTAGAAGAAAACATGTTCGGCGTAGACGGGTTATCAAACCCCGCTCAATGGCAAAGGGAAGGCGCCATGTTCGGTGTAAATGGTAAATGGGGATATTTGTACAAGTGCAAGACGCGGCAAAGTATCTGGATGTGGTGCGGGCATGAGTTCGAAGCGGAGACAGAAACGGATGCGAAGAAAAAGATCTCGTGGCGGATTGATATGGTTCCAATATTAAGGTTCCTCTAACCGCAGTCGAGAGGAGGCAATAGTTTTGAACAAATTGCATCTATGGGCGTTACTGGTAGTGCTTTTAATTCCTGTTTTGTTTGGCTGCACATCTTCTACAAACATCAGTACAGAACAGGTGAAGATCTTCAAAAAATCGATTCAAGCAGATCACAAGCAAATTGAAAAGTTCCAAGTGAAAATGTCACCAGCGGGTATTGAATTCAATTATGTGATGGAGGGAGAGAACGCGGAGTCTGACATGCAGGAGATCTTCGAAAAAACCAAGGCGTTCATTCAAGACCCTGAGTTTCAGAAAGATACGATTGAAGGGACTTATTTCGAAAAGTATTACAAAAAAGATCGAATTTATCCCCAAATGTATGTGCGATTCGATCTTGATGGTGACGAGCATACGGATCGACTTTATGAAGCCTCGTATTATCAAACACCAGATGTGTCTTCAGAAGCAAAGCGCAGTTTGCTGGATAAATACCAGACCTGGTCTTACATGGACTATGCAAAATGATCAGGTACTGGTCAAAGTGCATCATCGAAATGATCTGCCTGTCGGGGCAGATCATTTGTTTTGTGGGAGGTTTGGTTACGGTCTTCAAAAATCAACTAGGCAGTTAGAAGCAAGTAATAAATCTCCAAATATGCATAGATGAATAAGTTTGATAGTTGGGCTGATTTTTCACAGCTCATCGTTCAGATAATCACGGTAGATCGAATGATAAGGGAAAAACGTTAATTAATCCTTTGTTTTATAATCTGTTATGTAATCTAAATTAAAGGGAGATGACAATCATGAAAAAAGCTGTAGCAATTTTGTCGGCAGTAGTAATTGCAGGGACAGCCCTGACCTCCGTGGCAAGCGCCGCGCCAAGTGATGTACCAACAGGTATTGCACAAAAGTCAAACATGGCTGTGCAAGGGCCGGTTACTGTACAATCTACGTACACGATCAGCTACGATTTCATGAGTAGCTATAAAGATTACGGTCCGATCTATCTCTCATCTTCTTCCGGTGGAACGCTACAGGGTAAGGTGACCAACCAGTGGAGTTCCGGCGCGACCGAAGTTCGTTACAAACTGAGAGACCAAAACGGGAAAACGGTGAAGACCTACACCGCAGTTGGTGATGGCACCTTTAATTTTACCTTTACCGGGCTGGATGCGAATGTCCCGTACACGCTCCGTGTAGACAATTACTCGTATGATAGATACGATGATTTCCTCAACATCAGCGGCAAAGTAGTCCTGACGTACTAATAGGGATCGGAATATTGGATAAACAAAATATCACATCTATCGTCATGCATGTGAGATATGATATTTTGTTATGAATACCTGAATGACGCTTCCGATGTGACTGTTGAATGCAACGGAATGGCAAGTCAAAATCTCCACATCACGAAGGAAGCCCACAGCCACTAAAATCACGGTCGGTAGATATAAAAAGGCAAGCACCACGGGGACGCCCGAGGATGCTTGCCTTTTTAGTATGTGATCGCTTGGCGCTACGATTATCCGTTCTTCACAAGGGAGATTTGCCAAGAAACGCCGAATTGGTCGGCCACCCAGCCGAACTTTTCAAGACCTGGGTAAGCGGCCAACGGCATCAGCACTCCCCCGTTTTCAGACAAGCTGGCGTACAATCTGTCAATCTCCTCTTCTGTGTGACAAGTCACGAACAAAGACATGGACGGTGTGAAGGTAAATTCGTGTTTGATGAAGCTATCGATGCACATAAATTCTTGTCCGTTAAGCAAGAATTTAGCATGCTGTACGGTGCCTTCTGGGCCGGGCCCTTCTGCTCCATAGCGTCTAATGCTTACGATTTCGGAGTTGTCAAAGATGGACATATAAAAATTCATCGCACTTTCTGCTTTGCCTTCGAACATCAGAAATGTTGTGATTTGCATGGTGATCAGGCTCCCTTGCACCTTATTTTTGAGGTGTTTCTCTCCAACAGTATAACAGATTCTCCGATGTCCCCATTCATCGTCAGCAGTAAGCGTTACGCTTGTCTGCATCGAAAGAGAGGGCGCGTTTGGCATCTTCCTTGTCAGAACGACAAGGGAATCTTGTCATGATTCCAGAATGCTAGCCATGCGAGGTCAGATAGGCGATTTGTCATGCTTTTTTTTCGACCAACCCCCACACGTTTCCGAACGGGTCTTGCAGTTGGCAAACGTGCACGCCATCGATGCCAAGGATCGGCCCGCGAAACAGTGTGCAACCGTGGGCTTCGAAGTGTGCGATCGACGACTGGAGATCTTCAACTCGCCAGTACACCACCTGTCCTGCCACGCCAGCGGAAGTCTTAGCATCTGCTGGATGAAGTCCAATCGTCACCCTGCCCAATTGAAAGGTGCAGTAATTGGGATCATCGAACGTTGGACTTGTCTCGAACACTTTCATGTACCAGCGCTTGGCTTCGCTCACATCTTGGACAAAGAAAAGGACCTCATCAACATCGACAATCCTGTGCAAAGCTATACCTCCTTGCAATCGTGGTAAATACGACCAGATCGTTACACCAGATATTCTACTAGAAATGCACTCGATCGTGAATGCGAGAAACTATGCAAGGAGATCGGGGCTGCGTCAAGGAATTGTATAGCAGGTTAGGAGGAATAGAATGGCAGACGATCAGATCGTAAAGAACATCAAGGCACTCCTACATATGCATGCGACAGGCTTGCTCGGCGGTGAGATCATGCCGGAGGACGCTCTGCTCGGCGTTGTCGCCAAGGACGATTTGCCAAACGTGCTGACACTGGGGATGGCGTTAAACTACCAACGTAATTCGTACGCGCTTTGGCGATCTGTTGCAGAGGCATATGTTGACGATCACTCCCGCTGGATCTTTCATCCACAAACTGTAGCGACTTGTGATCGTGAGGAGTTGCGCGAAGCGTTACTTCGTCATCGCGTGGGCTTGCAGCCCAACCGCCATCCGGAAATTTGGCAACGTGTGGCCAGCGGAATTGTGCAATCATCAACCAGCGGCGATGTCGATGGATTGATCAAGTCGGCCGACTGCGATGTTGCTGTCCTGAAGGCGATCATGCAGGGAACACGCAAGACCGAATTCCCGTATCTCTCAGGGCCAAAGATATTCAACTATTGGCTCTATGTCTTGGAAAATTACACGGAAACGAGCTGGAAGTCTCGGGAACTGATCACCATCGCCCCAGACACTCACATTTTGCAAGCGTCCGTCCAATTGGGCATATGCACTGCGGAGGTGTTGGGCGGAACTGCTGAGCACCGTCAAGCGGTGGCGGAAGCGTGGGAGGCGGCACTACAAGGTAGCGGTCTAGCGCCGATCGATGTGCATACACCGTTATGGTTGTGGAGTCGCTCAGGGTTCCCGCCTTTGGTTCATCTTCCAACCACCCCTGCAACGCTGTAGACGTGTGGATGAATCTGCGAATGTGGTCAGCAGGTGGGCACAGTCGCCGCCGATGCGAGGGAAGCGGAAGATCGAGGACAGAGGGAGCACGGCACGCCTGTGCCTGATAGAAGGCGCAGATGCGCAAGATGACTAGGCTTCTATCATAGGAGAATGTCAACGGAACGAACAGAAGGAGGAGCAGGTGAGCTATGCATGATGTGCTGAATGACGATGTGCAATTGCGAGAGTTGGAAGAAGCAGATCTTCCGCTCTTTTTCGAGCATCAACTCGATTCGGAGGCTAACAAAATGGCCGCCTTCACAGCGAAAGACCCGTCCGATCGGGCTGCATTTGATGCGTTTTGGCGCAAAATTAGGGGCGATGAGAGGATTCTGATCAAAACGATCCTTTCGGCCAGACAGGTGGTCGGAAACGTCATGAGCTATGTAGTAGATGGGAGACGGGAAGTCTGCTACTGGATCGGCAAGCCATATTGGGGTCAAGGGATCGGCACAAAGGCGCTTGCTCAATTCTTGGATCAGATCGACGAACGACCCCTGTTTGCCCGCGTTGCGCAAGACAATACTGGCTCGATTCGAATCTTGGAAAAATGCGGCTTTCACATTTCTGGCGAGGATCAAGGGTTTTCTAACGCGCGGGGCATGGAGGTTGCCGAATACATTCTGACACTGGAGGAATCGCAATAATAATCCGAGTTGATAGACAAGCAGGAAAAGATGTGTGGGAAAGCCAACTTGTAACGACTGGACTGTGATCCTGTCTGGTCGTCTTGTTTTCTGCACATACTTGACCGAGGTATCCCCGTACAAGACAACAGCAACAAAGCATAAGAAAGGGGCATGACTCATGCAACAGCGCGATCATCTTTTAGCACTGCTCGATACGCTCTCTGCGGACGATCAAGACTTCATGGTTCGTCTGCTCGAAGCGAAAATTCGCTCCAACCAAAGCCCATTGGCCTACGTGGAAGAAATGATGTCCTATCAGTTCGCCGGGCA from Tumebacillus algifaecis encodes the following:
- a CDS encoding AraC family transcriptional regulator → MEYIERIQATLDYIEHHLDRPITMEELAKVACFSVFHFHRVFALTLGSTAADYLRKRRLAKAAELLRTTDQRVLDIALATGFQSHEAFARAFKRQFQLTPLEYRKSVLSLALQPFVTLTHTPRIREGGITMTPTIVTRSAFKLIGYGLETETNEGKNHQDIPAFWQRYIQENLGANIPNKLRPSVEIGICTNFEPETGRFSYVIGFEAETFDNVPEGMMCITVPEATYAVFTTPKVSNADFPSSIQQTWAQAFQEWFPTSGYQACTPEFEWYDERSESDTDKQMDIYIAIVKE
- a CDS encoding matrixin family metalloprotease is translated as MNKFKIALALTLALTSLTVLEVAHATYYSRDAFYPGNGLPDSLIGALVYFEDSSVSSYGYSSHMLTARTEFDNVPDAVINFRRATSSEINSAPLRFWVVENQSSYWYGKTFNYDSNGAPLAEADAYYSAWSKVDLKLDNKKMDEAQFTTNQRKRVAVHELGHVLSMVHQPSGFSHLASVMQLEYPNSYSLTTVDILNLQYMY
- a CDS encoding tetratricopeptide repeat protein, with the translated sequence MEAEKELNQVLQVANNSQNNQLTSVVLLYLGRVAAEQHEYSIALFHTKRAWDELQSGEEIDPNIHSKVLMQLATLHEQLGKAAVAATYYEKALLLNPSNNEEQGKMYLRLAEVYDRQKKYDQAEAYATKASIFLEEHSNQEERQEMQRRLLMLQRESSDWKMSVQILSSIAEQSEQAGKKHKAGEVYADLALICLENQEFDEAWAYAEKSRLALSDTDPTTGKVHRVLSAVYFRREDEKKGKKHLDNAVKIYEQHGKVAELEAVTFQMSRYLSDRGEYREANERLEWFHLFLMKQLEKRGVVL
- a CDS encoding VOC family protein: MQITTFLMFEGKAESAMNFYMSIFDNSEIVSIRRYGAEGPGPEGTVQHAKFLLNGQEFMCIDSFIKHEFTFTPSMSLFVTCHTEEEIDRLYASLSENGGVLMPLAAYPGLEKFGWVADQFGVSWQISLVKNG
- a CDS encoding VOC family protein encodes the protein MHRIVDVDEVLFFVQDVSEAKRWYMKVFETSPTFDDPNYCTFQLGRVTIGLHPADAKTSAGVAGQVVYWRVEDLQSSIAHFEAHGCTLFRGPILGIDGVHVCQLQDPFGNVWGLVEKKA
- a CDS encoding GNAT family N-acetyltransferase, coding for MHDVLNDDVQLRELEEADLPLFFEHQLDSEANKMAAFTAKDPSDRAAFDAFWRKIRGDERILIKTILSARQVVGNVMSYVVDGRREVCYWIGKPYWGQGIGTKALAQFLDQIDERPLFARVAQDNTGSIRILEKCGFHISGEDQGFSNARGMEVAEYILTLEESQ